In one window of Streptomyces sp. NBC_01224 DNA:
- a CDS encoding glutathione peroxidase, translating into MTLYDIPLRTLTGEPTSLADYRGRAVLLVNVASKCGLTPQYAGLERLQKEYADRGFTVLGVPCNQFAGQEPGNAEEIQTFCSTTYGVSFPLLEKTDVNGEGRHPLYAELTGLADDDGEAGDVQWNFEKFLISPAGEPVARLRPRTEPEAPELIAAIESQLPA; encoded by the coding sequence ATGACGCTGTACGACATCCCCCTGCGCACGCTCACCGGCGAGCCCACCTCCCTGGCCGATTACCGTGGCCGGGCGGTCCTGTTGGTGAACGTCGCGTCGAAGTGCGGACTCACCCCGCAGTACGCGGGCCTGGAACGACTCCAGAAGGAGTACGCGGACCGCGGCTTCACCGTGCTCGGCGTGCCGTGCAACCAGTTCGCCGGCCAGGAACCGGGGAACGCGGAGGAGATCCAGACCTTCTGCTCGACCACGTACGGTGTCAGCTTCCCGCTGCTGGAGAAGACCGACGTGAACGGAGAAGGGCGCCACCCTCTCTATGCCGAGCTGACCGGACTCGCGGACGACGACGGCGAGGCCGGTGACGTCCAGTGGAACTTCGAGAAGTTCCTCATCTCGCCTGCGGGCGAGCCGGTCGCGCGCCTGCGCCCTCGCACGGAGCCGGAGGCCCCGGAGCTCATCGCAGCCATCGAGTCCCAGCTGCCCGCCTGA